In Ancalomicrobiaceae bacterium S20, the following proteins share a genomic window:
- a CDS encoding ATP-binding cassette domain-containing protein, whose amino-acid sequence MTATPILSARGLVKRYGRVTALDHCDFDLMPGEILAVIGDNGAGKSSLIRALSGAMTPDEGVIELDGQPVKFASPLEARGAGIETVYQNLALSPALSIVDNMFLGRELRKPGPLGQYLRMLDRPAMRKFARDKLNELGLMTIQNIDQAVETLSGGQRQGVAVARAAAFGSRVVILDEPTAALGVKESRRVLELIQDVKRRGLPIVLISHNMPHVFELADRIHIHRLGKRLCIVDPKKISMSDAVAMMTGALAPPSEALAA is encoded by the coding sequence ATGACTGCGACCCCGATCCTCTCCGCCCGCGGTCTCGTCAAGCGCTACGGCCGCGTGACCGCCCTCGACCATTGCGACTTCGACCTGATGCCCGGCGAGATCCTCGCCGTGATCGGCGACAACGGCGCCGGCAAGTCGTCGCTGATCCGCGCGCTGTCCGGCGCGATGACGCCGGACGAGGGCGTCATCGAGCTCGACGGCCAGCCGGTGAAGTTCGCCTCGCCGCTCGAGGCGCGCGGTGCCGGCATCGAGACCGTCTACCAGAACCTCGCGCTGTCGCCGGCGCTGTCGATCGTCGACAACATGTTCCTCGGCCGCGAACTGAGGAAGCCGGGTCCGCTCGGACAGTACCTGCGCATGCTCGATCGTCCGGCCATGCGCAAGTTCGCCCGCGACAAGCTCAACGAGCTCGGCCTGATGACGATCCAGAACATCGATCAGGCGGTCGAGACGCTGTCGGGCGGCCAGCGCCAGGGCGTCGCCGTGGCACGCGCCGCGGCGTTCGGCTCGCGCGTCGTGATCCTCGACGAGCCGACGGCCGCGCTCGGCGTCAAGGAGAGCCGGCGCGTGCTCGAACTGATCCAGGACGTCAAGCGGCGCGGGCTGCCGATCGTGCTGATCAGCCACAACATGCCGCATGTGTTCGAACTGGCCGACCGGATCCACATCCATCGGCTCGGCAAGCGGCTCTGCATCGTCGACCCGAAGAAGATCTCGATGTCGGACGCCGTCGCCATGATGACGGGCGCCCTGGCGCCGCCGAGCGAGGCGCTGGCGGCCTGA
- a CDS encoding FadR/GntR family transcriptional regulator yields MPFQAIETQRLYQQVAQQVAGLIHGGELGPGERLPPERDLARRLGVSRPTVREAMIALEIAGLVEVRVGSGIYVRQPNGADGAAPSFDEGPSPYEIVDARLMIEPLIAADAARNATAADDAAIASTLAELEAAGTRELREAADRRFHTLIARAAGNSVMVTFVESLWAGMSSTLFAALADRTGLPEIRAITLADHRAIATGIRARDPGEAAEAMRAHLAQVRKVLDTTADPPAGSAATRR; encoded by the coding sequence ATGCCGTTCCAGGCGATCGAGACCCAGCGCCTCTATCAGCAGGTCGCCCAGCAGGTGGCCGGCCTGATCCATGGCGGCGAGCTCGGTCCCGGCGAGCGGCTGCCGCCCGAACGCGACCTCGCGCGCCGGCTCGGCGTCAGCCGGCCGACCGTGCGCGAGGCGATGATCGCGCTCGAGATCGCCGGTCTGGTCGAGGTGCGCGTCGGCTCGGGCATCTATGTCCGGCAGCCGAACGGCGCCGACGGCGCGGCGCCGAGCTTCGACGAGGGGCCAAGCCCTTACGAGATCGTCGATGCGCGTCTGATGATCGAGCCCCTGATCGCGGCCGACGCGGCGCGTAATGCCACCGCGGCCGACGACGCCGCGATCGCCTCGACCCTGGCCGAACTCGAAGCCGCGGGCACGCGCGAACTGCGCGAGGCGGCGGATCGGCGTTTCCATACGCTGATCGCACGGGCGGCCGGCAACTCGGTGATGGTGACCTTCGTCGAGTCGCTCTGGGCCGGGATGAGCAGCACGCTGTTCGCCGCGCTCGCCGACCGCACCGGCCTGCCGGAGATCCGCGCCATCACGCTCGCCGATCACCGCGCCATCGCGACCGGCATCCGCGCCCGTGATCCGGGCGAGGCGGCGGAGGCGATGCGGGCGCATCTCGCCCAGGTCCGCAAAGTACTCGACACCACCGCCGACCCACCCGCCGGCAGTGCCGCGACCCGACGCTGA
- a CDS encoding peptidoglycan-binding domain-containing protein, translating to MGRSDIDVLGDPDGGDKIFALPAGTAVTIIVDAGEAVDGDGVTFVEILTGDGLAGWVPRAALVLAPDPLGGSSSTGTNTTGGAAGGATGGGTGGGQTGGAQTGGTQTGAGPFRALVAGGSFSSDPYDRKVPVAIRCNNAGAINASDWIKALPGYIARAETTPGNKTAIFSAPEYGVAAWWLLLQRYAGKGVTTLQDIIDTYGGGQNYSEYVGFVAKKTGFALTKPIPLKGGDADLLAFAKAMFHYEAGRATPLLDAQILYGFALGRGETGAPPAVATGRGCEKTETQPVWTEIVVPPPAPTGTLPDTRSMDGVKALQAILIRLGYLDPPADGAFGRVSRWALRTFAADRGLSLTLPGGDLDPSTNLIDAPLAAALAAAQPLPLVPGTDLAGLIVKAMLKSGYWIARHPSCVNIVYVEGMGLDEKPNDNRNNAFNDLRIVFRVGADGVPRIEGKWDGTTEPGKHFTDEPMDPGGAFHIKFQQYKAWCHGTHHGHEALVQVGDIEGYRDPHKTYKRDYTYPVHGSGFGVNQHWGYDLPVNDLKNSSAGCLVGRTTAGHRAFMALVKADARFVASPTYRFMTAIMPAGDLKPTS from the coding sequence ATGGGTAGATCCGATATCGACGTACTAGGCGACCCGGATGGTGGCGACAAGATTTTCGCGCTGCCGGCCGGCACGGCGGTCACGATCATCGTCGACGCCGGCGAAGCGGTCGACGGCGACGGCGTCACCTTCGTCGAGATCCTGACCGGCGACGGTCTCGCCGGCTGGGTGCCGCGGGCGGCACTGGTGCTCGCGCCGGATCCGCTCGGCGGGTCGTCCTCGACGGGCACGAACACAACGGGCGGGGCAGCAGGAGGCGCCACCGGCGGAGGGACGGGAGGCGGCCAGACCGGCGGCGCCCAGACCGGCGGCACCCAGACCGGTGCCGGTCCGTTCCGGGCACTGGTCGCCGGCGGCTCGTTCTCGTCCGACCCGTACGACCGCAAGGTTCCGGTCGCGATCCGCTGCAACAATGCCGGCGCGATCAACGCGAGCGACTGGATCAAGGCCCTGCCCGGCTACATCGCTCGGGCCGAGACCACGCCCGGCAACAAGACCGCAATCTTCTCGGCACCGGAATATGGCGTCGCCGCCTGGTGGCTGCTGCTTCAGCGCTATGCAGGCAAGGGCGTGACGACGCTGCAGGACATCATCGACACCTATGGCGGCGGGCAGAACTATTCCGAGTATGTCGGGTTCGTCGCGAAGAAGACCGGCTTTGCGCTCACCAAGCCAATCCCGCTCAAGGGCGGCGACGCCGATCTGCTCGCCTTTGCCAAGGCCATGTTCCATTACGAGGCGGGCCGCGCCACGCCGCTGCTCGACGCCCAGATCCTCTATGGCTTCGCGCTCGGCCGCGGCGAGACGGGCGCGCCGCCGGCGGTCGCCACCGGCCGCGGCTGCGAGAAGACCGAGACGCAACCGGTCTGGACGGAGATCGTGGTTCCGCCGCCGGCGCCGACGGGCACCTTGCCGGACACGCGGTCGATGGATGGCGTCAAGGCCTTGCAGGCCATCCTGATCCGCCTCGGCTACCTCGATCCGCCGGCCGATGGCGCGTTCGGCCGGGTGTCGCGCTGGGCGCTCCGGACTTTCGCGGCCGATCGCGGGCTGTCGCTGACCCTGCCGGGGGGCGATCTCGATCCGAGCACGAACCTGATCGACGCTCCGCTCGCGGCGGCTCTCGCGGCAGCGCAGCCGCTGCCGCTCGTCCCGGGCACCGATCTCGCGGGGCTGATCGTCAAGGCCATGCTCAAGAGCGGCTACTGGATCGCGCGGCATCCGAGCTGCGTGAACATCGTCTATGTCGAGGGCATGGGCCTCGACGAAAAGCCGAACGACAATCGCAACAACGCCTTCAACGACCTCCGAATCGTGTTCCGGGTCGGCGCCGACGGCGTGCCGCGCATCGAGGGCAAATGGGACGGCACCACGGAGCCGGGCAAGCACTTCACCGATGAGCCCATGGATCCCGGCGGGGCTTTCCACATCAAGTTCCAGCAGTACAAGGCCTGGTGCCACGGCACCCATCATGGCCACGAGGCGCTGGTGCAGGTCGGCGACATCGAGGGTTATCGCGACCCGCACAAGACCTACAAACGGGACTACACCTACCCCGTCCACGGCTCCGGCTTCGGCGTGAACCAGCACTGGGGCTATGATCTGCCGGTCAACGACCTGAAGAACTCCAGCGCCGGCTGCCTGGTCGGGCGCACGACCGCCGGCCATCGCGCCTTCATGGCGCTGGTCAAGGCCGATGCACGTTTCGTCGCCTCGCCGACCTACCGGTTCATGACCGCGATCATGCCGGCAGGTGATCTGAAGCCCACGTCATAG
- a CDS encoding ABC transporter permease encodes MSQAQEFEKVIEKSDKTVASFETHRSPLRRIQHFLHSTPSAIPLIVLVVAIAVFGLLKGERFFSSYTLTLILQQIAVVGILGAAQTLVILTAGIDLSIGVIMVISSVIMGNCVLTYGLPAPLAIAIGLGVGAFCGALNGVLVAYMKLPPFIVTLGTWNIVMATNFIYSANNTLREADIAAATPWLHVFGTSFKVGSAVLTLGVLGMVVLILTLWYVLHQTAWGRHLYAVGDDPNAAELSGVRVNRMLVSVYALAGLIAAFAAWVSIGRNGSISPSAAVTDYNLQAITAAVIGGISLFGGRGSILGTLFGTLIVGVVSMGLNMLGADPQWKVFLTGVLIISAVAVDQWIRKVSA; translated from the coding sequence ATGAGCCAGGCGCAAGAATTCGAGAAGGTGATCGAGAAGAGCGACAAGACCGTCGCCTCCTTCGAGACGCACCGCTCGCCGCTCCGGCGCATCCAGCATTTCCTGCATTCGACGCCGTCGGCGATCCCGCTGATCGTGCTGGTCGTCGCGATCGCGGTGTTTGGCCTCCTCAAGGGCGAACGCTTCTTCTCGTCCTACACGCTGACGCTGATCTTGCAGCAGATCGCCGTGGTCGGCATTCTCGGCGCCGCGCAGACGCTGGTGATCCTGACCGCCGGCATCGACCTGTCGATCGGCGTGATCATGGTCATCTCGTCGGTGATCATGGGCAATTGCGTGCTGACCTACGGCCTGCCGGCGCCGCTGGCGATCGCGATCGGCCTCGGGGTCGGCGCCTTCTGCGGCGCGCTCAACGGCGTGCTCGTCGCCTACATGAAGCTGCCGCCGTTCATCGTGACGCTCGGCACCTGGAATATCGTCATGGCGACGAACTTCATCTATTCCGCCAACAACACGCTGCGCGAGGCCGACATCGCCGCCGCCACGCCGTGGCTGCACGTGTTCGGCACCAGCTTCAAGGTCGGATCGGCGGTGCTGACACTCGGCGTCCTCGGCATGGTCGTGCTGATCCTGACGCTCTGGTACGTGCTGCACCAGACCGCCTGGGGCCGGCATCTCTACGCGGTCGGCGACGACCCGAACGCGGCCGAACTGTCGGGCGTCCGGGTCAATCGCATGCTCGTATCGGTCTATGCGCTGGCCGGCCTGATCGCCGCCTTCGCCGCCTGGGTCTCGATCGGCCGCAACGGCTCGATCTCGCCCTCGGCCGCGGTGACCGACTACAACCTGCAGGCCATTACGGCCGCGGTGATCGGCGGCATCTCGCTGTTCGGCGGGCGCGGCTCGATCCTCGGCACGCTGTTCGGCACGTTGATCGTCGGCGTCGTGTCGATGGGCCTCAACATGCTCGGCGCCGACCCGCAGTGGAAAGTGTTCCTGACCGGTGTCCTGATCATCTCGGCGGTGGCCGTCGATCAGTGGATCAGAAAGGTGAGCGCGTGA
- a CDS encoding sugar ABC transporter substrate-binding protein, giving the protein MISATNALRGALLGAAALVVLGAGSANAAGVSACLITKTDTNPFFVKMKEGATAKAKELGVELKAYAGKIDGDSESQVAAIESCIADGAKGILITASDTKGIVPSVKKARDAGLLVIALDTPLDPANSADATFATDNLLAGKLIGQWAAATLGDKAKSAKVGFLDLTPSQPTVDVLRDQGFMIGFGIDPKDPNKIGDETDPRIVGHDVTNGNEEGGRKAMENLLQKDPDINVIHTINEPAAVGAYQALKAVGKEKDVLIVSVDGGCPGVKAVQAGQIGATSQQYPLLMASLGIEAIKKWADSKVKPEPTPGKTFFDTGVNLVTDKPAKGVESIDVKTGLAKCWG; this is encoded by the coding sequence ATGATTTCCGCGACCAACGCGCTCCGTGGCGCGCTTCTCGGCGCTGCCGCGCTCGTCGTTCTCGGCGCCGGCTCGGCCAACGCCGCCGGCGTGAGCGCCTGCCTGATCACCAAGACCGACACCAATCCCTTCTTCGTCAAGATGAAGGAAGGCGCGACCGCCAAGGCCAAGGAACTCGGCGTCGAGCTCAAGGCCTATGCCGGCAAGATCGACGGCGACAGCGAGAGCCAGGTCGCCGCGATCGAGAGCTGCATCGCCGACGGCGCCAAGGGCATCCTGATCACCGCCTCGGACACCAAGGGCATCGTCCCGTCGGTCAAGAAGGCGCGTGACGCTGGCCTGCTCGTCATCGCGCTCGACACGCCCCTCGATCCGGCCAATTCCGCCGACGCCACCTTCGCCACCGACAACCTGCTCGCCGGCAAGCTGATCGGCCAGTGGGCCGCGGCCACCCTCGGTGACAAGGCGAAGTCGGCCAAGGTCGGCTTCCTCGACCTGACGCCGTCGCAGCCGACCGTCGACGTGCTGCGCGACCAGGGCTTCATGATCGGCTTCGGCATCGACCCGAAGGATCCGAACAAGATCGGCGACGAGACCGATCCGCGCATCGTCGGTCACGACGTGACCAACGGCAACGAGGAGGGCGGCCGCAAGGCTATGGAGAACCTCCTCCAGAAGGATCCGGACATCAACGTCATCCACACGATCAACGAGCCGGCAGCGGTCGGCGCCTATCAGGCGCTCAAGGCCGTCGGCAAGGAAAAGGACGTGCTGATCGTGTCGGTCGACGGCGGCTGCCCGGGCGTGAAGGCCGTGCAGGCGGGCCAGATCGGCGCCACCTCGCAGCAGTATCCGCTGCTGATGGCCTCGCTCGGCATCGAGGCGATCAAGAAGTGGGCCGACAGCAAGGTCAAGCCGGAGCCGACCCCGGGCAAGACCTTCTTCGACACGGGCGTGAACCTCGTGACCGATAAGCCGGCGAAGGGCGTCGAGTCGATCGACGTCAAGACCGGCCTCGCCAAGTGCTGGGGCTGA
- the uxaC gene encoding glucuronate isomerase, whose translation MSLVHPDRLLPADPATRDVARRLYAAVRDLPIVSPHGHTDPAWYALDEAFPDPAKLFVVPDHYIYRMLYSQGVKLEDLGIPTRDGAAVETDPRTIWRRFAGHYHLFRGTPTRFWLDHTFGTLFDLDVRLSAETADLYYDRIAERLATPAFRPRALFERFKIEAIATTESPLDDLKYHRIVRDSGWTGKVVTAYRPDPVVDPDFEGFADNVKAFGALTGEDTSTWAGYLAAHRTRRAYFRAFGATSTDHGHPTAATADLSKADAEALYAKVISGKHTAAEAELFRAQMLTEMAGMSVEDGMVLQIHPGSFRNYNKPVFERFGRDKGCDIPTATDYVKALKPLLDRYGNERDLTIILFTLDETSYSRELAPLAGHFPALKLGPAWWFFDSPEGMRRFRELTTETAGFYNTVGFNDDTRAYLSIPARHDMARRVDCGYLAELVVKHQIGEDEAFEVAHDLAYRLARQAYKL comes from the coding sequence ATGTCCCTCGTCCACCCCGACCGCCTGCTGCCGGCCGATCCCGCGACCCGCGACGTCGCGCGCCGGCTCTATGCTGCGGTCCGCGACCTGCCGATCGTGAGCCCGCACGGGCACACCGATCCGGCCTGGTACGCGCTCGACGAGGCGTTCCCGGACCCCGCCAAGCTGTTCGTCGTGCCGGACCACTACATCTACCGCATGCTCTATTCGCAGGGCGTCAAGCTCGAGGACCTGGGCATACCGACCCGCGACGGCGCGGCGGTCGAGACCGATCCGCGCACGATCTGGCGCCGCTTTGCCGGCCACTATCATCTGTTCCGCGGCACGCCGACGCGCTTCTGGCTCGACCACACGTTCGGCACGCTGTTCGATCTCGACGTCCGGCTCTCGGCCGAGACCGCCGATCTCTATTACGACCGCATCGCCGAGCGGCTCGCGACCCCGGCGTTCCGGCCGCGCGCGCTGTTCGAGCGGTTCAAGATCGAGGCGATCGCCACGACCGAGAGCCCGCTCGACGACCTCAAGTACCACCGGATCGTCCGCGACAGCGGCTGGACCGGCAAGGTCGTGACCGCCTATCGGCCCGACCCGGTCGTCGATCCGGACTTCGAGGGCTTCGCCGACAATGTGAAGGCGTTCGGCGCGCTGACCGGCGAGGACACATCCACATGGGCCGGTTACCTCGCCGCCCACCGCACGCGCCGCGCCTATTTCCGGGCGTTCGGCGCGACCTCCACGGACCACGGCCATCCGACCGCCGCCACCGCGGATCTGTCGAAGGCCGACGCGGAAGCGCTCTACGCCAAGGTGATCTCCGGCAAGCACACGGCGGCCGAGGCCGAGCTGTTCCGCGCACAAATGCTGACCGAGATGGCCGGCATGAGCGTCGAGGATGGCATGGTGCTGCAGATCCATCCCGGCTCGTTCCGCAACTACAACAAGCCGGTGTTCGAGCGTTTCGGCCGCGACAAGGGCTGCGACATCCCGACCGCGACCGATTACGTGAAGGCGCTGAAGCCGCTGCTCGATCGCTACGGCAACGAGCGGGATCTGACCATCATCCTGTTCACGCTCGACGAGACATCCTACTCGCGCGAACTGGCGCCGCTCGCCGGCCACTTCCCGGCCCTGAAGCTCGGGCCGGCGTGGTGGTTCTTCGACAGCCCGGAGGGGATGCGCCGCTTCCGCGAGCTGACCACCGAGACCGCCGGCTTCTACAACACCGTCGGCTTCAACGACGACACCCGCGCCTACCTGTCGATCCCGGCCCGCCACGACATGGCCCGTCGGGTCGACTGCGGCTATCTCGCCGAACTGGTCGTCAAACATCAGATCGGCGAGGACGAGGCCTTCGAGGTCGCCCACGACCTCGCCTACAGGCTCGCTAGGCAAGCCTACAAGCTCTGA
- a CDS encoding DUF1127 domain-containing protein, with protein MLQRDANAAAAHQIRQNAYFGVRTMSISNIANSVREFLAYREAVRQLSSLDDRQLSDIGLTRGQIREIVRRKAA; from the coding sequence ATGCTGCAGCGCGATGCAAACGCCGCCGCAGCGCACCAGATCCGGCAAAACGCCTATTTCGGAGTAAGAACTATGTCGATCAGCAACATCGCCAACTCGGTCCGTGAGTTCCTCGCCTATCGTGAGGCCGTTCGTCAGCTCTCGTCGCTCGACGATCGCCAGCTCTCGGATATCGGTCTGACCCGCGGTCAGATCCGCGAGATCGTCCGCCGCAAGGCCGCCTGA
- the xylB gene encoding xylulokinase, with protein sequence MAERTWLGIDIGTSAVKALVVDADGHALAEAAEPLAIAHPEPLWSEQDPDAWWLAVEAAVARLANAAPGAFARVGGIGLSGQMHGAVLLGADDRPLRPAILWNDGRAHTDAADLAATRPDLALRLGVKPMAGFVAPKLLWLARHEPASLDRLSMLVLPKDYIRLKLTGEHATDPCDAAGAWLLDEARRDWDEAALAAVGLARSKLPRIVEGSAVSGRLSPEIARRWGLDAGIPVAGGAGDAAAGALGVGAIDEGDTILSLGTSAQLFASTASYRPNVAALVHAFAHALPGRWFQMAAMLNGASALAWAADVLGRPVGDLVAAVEARATGPSPVTFLPYLTGERTPHDDPHARGVFFGLSAATDALDIARAVMEGVAFTFADARDALVGGGTEIGAVAAVGGGARSRLWLEMIAAVLDRPVLKLAGGDKGPAFGAAMLARLAATGEPPESVCLRPPVEAEIRPDPALRDAYAPRVARFRRLYAALRPEFAQL encoded by the coding sequence GTGGCGGAACGGACCTGGCTCGGAATCGATATCGGCACCTCGGCGGTCAAGGCCCTGGTCGTCGATGCAGACGGCCACGCGCTGGCCGAGGCGGCCGAGCCGCTGGCGATCGCGCATCCCGAGCCGCTATGGTCCGAGCAGGATCCGGACGCCTGGTGGCTCGCGGTCGAGGCCGCGGTCGCCCGTCTCGCCAACGCCGCACCCGGTGCCTTTGCCCGCGTCGGCGGCATCGGCCTCTCCGGCCAGATGCACGGCGCCGTGCTGCTCGGCGCCGACGACCGGCCGCTGCGTCCCGCCATCCTCTGGAACGATGGTCGCGCCCATACGGACGCGGCGGATCTCGCCGCCACCCGCCCCGATCTCGCCCTGCGTCTCGGCGTCAAGCCGATGGCCGGCTTCGTCGCGCCGAAACTGCTCTGGCTCGCCCGTCACGAACCGGCGAGCCTCGACCGGCTGTCGATGCTGGTCCTGCCCAAGGATTACATCCGCCTGAAACTGACCGGCGAGCACGCGACCGACCCGTGCGACGCCGCCGGCGCCTGGCTGCTCGACGAGGCACGCCGCGATTGGGACGAGGCGGCGCTGGCCGCCGTCGGCCTGGCGCGAAGCAAGCTGCCGCGGATCGTCGAAGGTTCGGCCGTCTCCGGTCGCCTCAGCCCCGAGATTGCCAGGCGTTGGGGTCTCGACGCCGGCATTCCGGTCGCCGGCGGTGCCGGCGACGCGGCCGCCGGCGCGCTCGGCGTCGGGGCGATCGACGAGGGCGACACTATCCTGTCGCTCGGCACCTCGGCGCAGTTGTTTGCCTCGACCGCGTCCTATCGGCCGAATGTCGCCGCGCTGGTCCATGCCTTCGCGCATGCATTGCCCGGCCGCTGGTTCCAGATGGCGGCGATGCTGAACGGCGCCTCGGCGCTCGCCTGGGCGGCGGACGTGCTCGGCCGCCCGGTCGGCGATCTCGTCGCCGCGGTCGAGGCCCGCGCGACCGGCCCGTCACCGGTCACGTTTCTGCCCTACCTGACCGGCGAACGGACACCGCACGACGATCCGCACGCGCGCGGCGTGTTCTTCGGCCTTTCGGCCGCGACCGATGCGCTCGACATCGCCCGTGCGGTGATGGAGGGCGTCGCCTTCACCTTCGCGGACGCGCGCGATGCGCTCGTCGGCGGCGGCACCGAGATCGGCGCGGTCGCGGCGGTCGGCGGCGGCGCGCGCAGCCGGCTGTGGCTGGAGATGATCGCCGCGGTGCTCGACCGCCCGGTCCTGAAACTCGCCGGCGGCGACAAGGGCCCGGCCTTCGGCGCGGCCATGCTCGCCCGGCTGGCGGCGACCGGCGAGCCGCCGGAATCGGTCTGCCTGCGGCCGCCGGTCGAGGCCGAGATCCGGCCCGATCCGGCACTGCGCGATGCCTATGCGCCGCGCGTCGCCCGGTTCCGCCGGCTCTATGCGGCGCTCCGCCCCGAGTTTGCGCAGCTATGA